The sequence AGATGGTAGCCCCAAAATAGCAATGGGAACATTACTTGTAGGAGCTATAACAAATATAGTTTTAGACCCTATTTTTATATTTGTTTTTAATATGGGGGTTAAAGGAGCTGCAATAGCTACAATAATTTCACAGTATGTATCAATGTTTTGGACTATTTATTATTTTACTTCAAATAGAAGCAAAATAAAATTAATAAAGAAAGATATAGTATTTAATTTCTATAAAGCAAAAGAAATTTGTCTTTTAGGGAGCTCTGCCTTTGCTATACAATTAGGTTTTAGTTTGGTAACATATATTTTAAATACAGTTTTAAAAAAATATGGAGGAGATACTTCCATTGGAGCTATGGCAATAGTTCAAGCATTTATGACTTTTATGGCTATGCCAATTTTTGGAATAAATCAAGGAATACAGCCAATTTTAGGATATAACTATGGAGCAGAAAAATATAAAAGAGTAAAAGAAGCATTATATAAAGGAATTTTTGCTGCAACAATAATTTGTATTATAGGTTATACAACTGTAAGACTTTTTTCTGATAGTTTAATTAGAATTTTTACAACTAATACTGAATTAGAAGAAATTACCAAATATGGCTTAAAAGCCTATACTATGGTTTTTCCAATAGTTGGATTTCAAATTGTTTCATCAATTTATTTTCAAGCAGTAGGTAAACCTAAAATGAGCTTTTTTATAAGTCTTTCAAGACAAATTATTGTTATGATACCTTGTTTGATAATTTTACCAATATTTTTTGGACTAAACGGTATTTGGTATGCAGCACCAACAGCAGATAGTATAGCAACACTGATAACTTATATTTTAGTTAGAAAAGAAATTAAAAAATTAGATAAGCTAGAAGAGATAAAAGAGGCAAGAAATATTTAAAAGAAAGGAAAAAAATGAAAAAATTAAGTCTATTGAAAAAGTGGGATAGTTTATCTCCTTATAGGAAACTAATTTTTGGTTTTTTAGTAGCAATTTTTATTGGAACAATATTTTTAAAACTACCTTTTTCATTAAAAGAAAATCAAAGTATTACAATTTTAGATTCTTTATTTACTATTGTTTCAGCTATTTGTGTAACAGGTTTATCTGTTGTAGATGTGAGCCAAGTTTTTACTCCAATAGGACATTTAATAATTTTATTTTTTATACAATTAGGTGGTCTTGGAGTTATGACAGTTTCAATAATGATATTTTTATTAATTGGAAAAAAAATGAGTTTTGAAACAAGGGAACTTTTAAAAGAAGAAAGAAATTCTGATAGTAATGGAGGAGTTACCAAATTTATAAAACATTTACTGTTGACAGTATCTTTAATTGAAATATCAGGAGCAATAGTTTTAGCTTACGGCTTTTCTAGATATTTTTCAATAAAAAGAGCTATTTTTTATGGCTTATTCCATTCAGTATCAGCATTTTGTAATGCAGGTTTTTCTCTATTTACTAATAACTTAGAAAATTTTAAATATGATAAATTAATCAGCTTAACTGTATCATTTTTAATTATTTTAGGTGGACTAGGCTTTATAACTATAAACTCATTGTTTATAATCAAAAGAAAAAAAATGAAAAATTTTAGTTTGACTTCAAAATTTGCTTTACTTATCACATTTTTTCTTTTAATCTTTGGAACAATATTGTTTTTACTATTTGAGTATAATAATTCAAGTACCTTAAAAAATATGAATTTTTTAGATAAAATTTTAAATTCATTTTTCCAAAGTGTAACATTGAGAACAGCAGGTTTTAATACTGTACCACTTGAAAATATAAGACCGGCAACAGTTTTTATTTCATATATTTTTATGTTTATAGGAGCATCTCCAGGTTCAACAGGTGGAGGAATAAAAACAACAACTTTTGGAATTTTAATATTTTATGCACTTGGAGTTCTAAAAAGAAAGGAATATGTTGAAGTTTTTAAAAGAAGAATAGATTGGGAATTGATTAATAAGGCTTTAGCAATAGTAGTAATATCAATATTTTATATTGCTGTTATTATAACAATTATATTGTCAATAGAAAGTTTTTCAACAGATAAAGTGATATATGAAGTAATTTCAGCCTTTTCAACAACAGGTTTGAGTATGGGAATAACAGCAAGTTTGGGGATAATATCAAAGTTTCTAGTGATTGTTACAATGTTTATAGGAAGATTAGGACCTATGACAGTGGCGTTAGCTTTCACAAATAATAAAAAAAGTTTGGTAAAATATCCTAAAGAAGATATTTTAATAGGATAGAGTAGGAGAGATTTATGAAGCAATATTTAGTTATAGGTTTAGGAAGATTTGGAGCAAGTGTTGCTAAAACTTTATATAACGCAGGTGAAATTGTTTTAGGTGTGGATATAAGTGAGGAGTTAGTACAAGATAAAATTGATAATAATGTATTAAAAAATGCTATAATTGGTGATGCCAGTGATGAAAAAATTTTAAAAGATATAGGAGCAGAAAATTTTGATATTGCTTTTGTATGTATTGGTGATATAGAGGCAAGTGTTATGATAGCACTTAATTTGAAAGAATTGGGAATAAAGTCAATTATAGCAAAGGCTATAAATAAAAAACATGGAAAAGTCCTTACAAAAATTGGTGCAACAGAAATAGTTTACCCAGAAGAACATATGGGAAAAAGAATAGCAGAACTCACAATGAATACAGATATAATAGAACATTTGAAATTTACTGACGATTTTGTTTTGGTTGAGATTAAAGCACCAAGTATATTCTGGAATAATAGTCTTATAAAATTAGATGTTAGAAATAAATATAATATAAATGTAGTTGGAATAAAAAAAAGTGGTGGGAAATTTATACCCAATCCAACAGCTAATATTATAATAGAAGAGGGAGATATCTTAGTAGTTATAACTGATAGAAAAACAGTAAAATCATTTAATGATTTGATTTAGGGGGAAAAATGCAAGAATTTGATATTATAGTTGTTGGAGGGGGGCACGCAGGTTGTGAGGCAGCTCTAGCTTCAGCAAGAATGGGAATGAAGACAGCAATATTTACAATATCACTTGATACTATTGGAGTGATGTCTTGTAATCCCTCATTAGGTGGACCAGCAAAATCTCATTTAGCAAGAGAAATTGATGCACTTGGTGGAGAAATGGGAAGAAACATAGATAAGACTTTTATACAAATAAGGGTTTTAAATACAAGAAAAGGACCAGCAGTTAGGTCTCTAAGAGCACAAGCTGATAAAATGGCTTATGCTAATGAAATGAAAAAAACTTTAGAGCATACAGATAATTTATCTGTAATTCAAGGTATGGTAAGTGAGCTTGTAGTTGAGGAAGAAAATGGAAAGAAAATAATAAAAGGTATAAAAATAAGAGAAGGATTAGAATATAGAGCTAAGGCGGTTATTCTTGCAACAGGAACATTTTTAAGAGGACTTATACATATAGGAGAAATAAATTTTAGTGCAGGAAGAATGGGAGAGCTATCATCAGAAGATTTACCATTATCACTTGAAAAGGTTGGTTTAAAATTAGGTAGATTTAAGACAGGTACACCTACAAGAATAGATGGAAGGACAATAGACTATTCTGTTTTGGAGGAACAACCAGGAGATAAAAGCCAAGTTTTAAAATTTTCAAATAGAACGAAAGATGAAGATGCTTTAGGAAGAAAACAAATATCTTGCTATATTGCACATACAAATGAAAAAGTACACGAAATTATAAGAAATGCTAAAGAAAGATCTCCTTTATTTAATGGAACAATTCACGGTTTAGGACCAAGATATTGTCCCTCAATAGAGGATAAAATTTTTAGATATCCAGATAAAAATCAACATCATTTATTTTTAGAAAGAGAAGGCTATGAAACAAATGAAATTTATCTGGGAGGTTTATCATCTTCATTACCAGTTGATGTTCAAGAAGAAATGATAAAAAATATCAAAGGCTTTGAAAATGCAAAAATTATGAGATATGCTTATGCAATAGAATATGATTATGTTCCACCAGAAGAAATAAAATATACTTTGGAAAGTAGAACAGTTGAAAATTTATTCTTAGCAGGACAAATAAATGGGACATCTGGTTATGAAGAAGCAGGAGCACAAGGACTTATGGCAGGAATTAATGCTGTAAGAAAATTAAGAAATGAAGAACCTGTGATACTAGATAGAGCTGATTCATATATAGGAACTTTAATAGATGATTTAGTTTCAAAGGGAACTAATGAACCATATAGAATGTTTACTGCGAGAAGTGAATATAGACTTTATTTAAGAGAAGATAATGCAGATTTAAGACTTACTAAATTAGGTTATGAATTAGGTTTAATTCCAGAAGAAGAATATCAAAGAGTTGAAAAGAAAAGAAAAGATGTTGGAATAATTACAGAAATTTTAACTAAAACAAATGTTGGTCCAAGTAATCCAAGAGTGAATGAGATTCTTTTAAAAAGAGGAGAAAGTCCTATAAAAGATGGAAGCACATTGTTAGAATTGTTAAGAAGACCAGAAGTTACTTTTGAAGATATTAAATATATTTCAGAAGAAATAAAAGGCTTAGATTTAAAAGACTATAATCAAGATACAACTTATCAAGTAGAAATTACTGTTAAATATGAGGGTTATATAAATAGAGCCTTAAAGATGATAGAAAAACATAAGTCTATGGAAAATAAGAAAATTCCTACTGATATAGATTACGATGATTTAAAAACTATACCTAAGGAAGCTAAGGATAAACTGAAGAGAATAAAACCAATAAATATAGGTCAGGCAAGTAGAATTTCAGGGGTATCCCCTGCTGATATTCAAGCCATATTGATTTATTTGAAAATGAGAGGAAATTAAATTGAAAGATTATTTTAAAGAGGGATTAGAAAAAATAAAAGTTTTTTATGATGAAAATAAGATAGAAAAGTCTTTGAAATATTTAGAAATTTTGTTGGACTATAACAGTCACACTAATTTGACAGCTATAAGAGAGGAAAAGGCTATAATAGAAAAACATTTTTTAGATTCTTTATTGCTTCAAAATTTATTAAAAGAAGAAGATAAAACTTTAATAGATATAGGAACAGGAGCAGGTTTCCCTGGAATGATGTTAGCAATTTTTAATGAAAATAAAAAATTTACTTTGCTTGACTCTGTAAGAAAGAAAACAGATTTTTTAGAGCTAGTAAAAAATGAATTAGATTTAAAAAATGTTGAAATTATAAATGGTAGAGCAGAAGAATTTATAAAAGACAAAAGAGAAAAATACGATGTTGGACTTTGTAGGGGAGTTTCTAATCTTTCTGTTATTTTAGAATATGAGATACCTTTTTTAAAAGTGAATGGGAGATTTTTACCACAAAAAATGGTTGGAACTGATGAAGTTAAAAATTCATCTAATGCTTTAAAAATTTTAAATTCTAAAATAGTTAAAGAATATGAATTTAAGTTGCCATTTTCAAATGAAGATAGACTTATTATTGAAATATTAAAAATAAAAAAAACTGATATAAAATATCCAAGAAAAATTGGAATACCTTTGAAGAAACCATTATAATAGTTGTTTGTCAAATAAACATAATTTAGAGAATTTTTTTAAAATAAGAGGAAACTTAAAAAAATTCTCTTTTTTTTGAGAGTATAGAAAAAAATCTATAAATTATTAAAAAAAATTATTATTTTTAAATTTTTCATTTTACACTCTCATCTTCTAATAAAAAATCAATGATATTCTTGTGGATAATACCATCTTGACTAAAATCAAAAAGATCCATTGATAGAACATATTTTGGAAAATTATCTGTTATAGACTTATAGACACCAAATTCTCTTTCTCTTGTTTTTTCATCTCCCATTATATATGAAATTTGATAATAAGATAAGTTTTTTCCTTTTTTAGCAATAAAATCAATTCCTTTATCTATTACTTTTCCAATTTTTACTTCATAACCCCTTGAAATAAGCTCTATACATACAATATTTTCTAAGGTTCTTTCTATATCTTTTGTATTAGAAAATCCTATTGCTTGACGAAAACCATGATCAGTTAGATAATATTTTTCATCTATTTTTAATATTTTTTTTCCTACTGTATCATATCTAGGAATTTTTTTTATAATAAATGCTAAACTACAATATTCTAAATAATTTAAAATTGTATCCACTGAAATATTTCTGTTTTCACTTTTTAAATAATTTTTTATACTATTAGCTGAAAAAGTATGCCCTATATTTTCAATAACATAAGAAAAAATTCTATTGAATAAATCAACATCACGAATATTATTATATTGTAAAACATCTTTTACTAACACTGTATTATATACATCATTTAGGTATTTAAAACTAGGACTTTTATCTAAGTCAAAATATTTTAAAAATGGTATACCACCTAATTGGATAAATTTATCAAATAAGGCTTCCTTTGATAGATTCATATTTTCAAATACCTGTTTAAATTCAATAAAAGTAAATGGTTGTATTTCAAATTCAACATATCTTCCTGCAAGTAAAGTTGCTAAATCTCCTGAAATAAGAGTTGAGTTTGAACCAGTTAGGTAAATGTCACAATTTCTATCCACTCTTAATCCATTGATAACTTGCTCCCAGTTATTAACAAGTTGAATTTCATCAAAGAAAAAGTAAACCTTGCCATTTATATTTTTTAGTAAAGGCCGCAAATATTTTAATAAAGCACTAGCATCATTAACATCAAAGAAATTTGTAGATTCAAAATTGACATAAATTTTATTTTCATTTGGAATATCTTTTAAAATATCATCTTTTACAATAACTATTTTTTTGAATGAATCATCAATTCTTTTTAAAGAATTTATTTCCTGTTCTCTTTTTTCATCATTTTCTAATGTCAAAGCTGATTGTATATAATACCTAATATTACCTCTATTAACAACAAAATCAACTTCTAATTGTATCTTCTTATTTTTATTTTCTTTAGTTTTAGTGTATTCAACTACACCTACATCTACATTATAGCCTCTTCTAATTAAATCATTATAAATTATATTCTCCATAATATGTGTTTCTTCTACTTGTCTAAAATTAAGTCTAGCATTTCTAAGTCTAATATCAGCAAAATAGTATTTTAACGGTGTTGTAAAATATTTTGCACCTTTTATATCATATCTTTTAGCACTATATAATATATAAGATTCTTCAAAATAAGAAAGATATTTAGAAATAGTGTTATGTGATATATTATTTTATTCTCAGATAAAAATCTATTTGAAAGTTTCAAAGGATTTGTAAGAGAACCTACTGCTGATGAGATAAAATTAAGTAAAATATCTAATATATCTGAATTATTTTGAATTTTATTCCTTTCTACGATATCTCTAATATAAGTTTCTTCAAATAAATTTTTTAAGTAAATGCTTTTTTCTTCAAAACTTTCCAAACTTAAAATATAAGGCATTCCACCAAATACTACATAATCACACCAAGCTAAATTTTTATCTTCATATGTATTATAATAAACCTCAGCAAATGACAAAGGATATATATGAATTTTATCTCCTCTGTCTCTAATCGTCAATCAAACTTTATTTTTAACAAGCCATTTTATTTTTTTCACTAATTCTATCATTGTATCTATTACATTATTAAAGCTTATTTCTCCTGCATAACTAAATCTTTTTTGATAACTACTCCATCGTATTTTAAGATCTTTCTCAGCCTTTAAAGTACTTAATACATCAAGAATACTATCAATATTAAAATTTGTGTTTCTATGCTTAAACGTGTTTTGGCACGCTTTCTTTAAGCATTCAAAATCAATCATTTCTTTTTTCAAATGATATAAAATGTAAATATCATAAAAATCTTTACTTCTGCTATTGAACACCCCTCTTTTATAGATTGTCTGAATCTTCTCAGCAATCATTGTTTCTATGTTATATGCACAAATTTTAAAAATGCTATCATTAAAAATGCTTATATATTCATATGATATTTCACTTGGTGTAATTGGATCGCCTGTTGCTATATCAAGCGGAATAGTCTGTCTTATGTTTTCCAATCTGCAAAGAACTGTAATTCTAAATCCGCCATATTCATCTTCCTTGCGTATTTCTTCTATCTTCTGAATTTCATAAGTAATCCCAATATCTTTTCCACTTTGGAGTATTTTTTCAAATTTTTGCTTGATATTTTCTTCTGTAAGTGAGAATCCCCTTATCAAGAAATCAATATCTACTGTATTCCTCTGTCTAACCCCGATTACATTTACAAGTAAAAAACCACCTTTGAAAATAAAGTTTTCATTTTCATCACTACTTGCTATCTTTTCTAAAATACTTTCTAAAAAATAATGTGTTTGTATCACATTAAAACTAAGTCCTGTTTCTTTTGATAGTTTTTGACATATAGCCCTTAGCTTATCCTTATTCATAAACAATCTCCAAAAGTTCTTTTACTTTTTCATATATCTTCATCTTCTTCGAATACTCATATAGTTTATTCAAATCCTTATTTCCGTAACGGGCATACTTGTTAATCGTTTTAGAAAACAGTTCAGTTTCTATTTCGCTTCTGTTTTTAATAAGATCACAAACAGTTCTCTCCAAATCATAAGCTTTTACTGTATTTCCAAACATGGTTTGACATTCTGTTATTCCTAAATCATAAATTCCTTTTGTTACATAGTGAATCCTTATACTGCCACTTATTCGATGGGGATTGTACCCTTTATATACTGTAACTTCCATTTCTCCAGGAATTATGTCTGTAAATTGATGAAGATAAAGTGCGGATACATAAGAAAAAACACCGACCCTACATCTACTATGGAAAAAATAAAATTCATCATAATCTCCATTTGAATCTATGTAGATTCCTCTATCCGCACGAATCAGCTCACCTTTTCCCACCATTCGTGTGAGATATATGGTAGGAATATTAGAGTTTTTAAGTTCCTTACTTGTAATAACTCCTCCTGATTTTTTTATTTTTTCTTTTATTTTTTCTACATAATTCATAGTATCCACCTCTTGTTGCAATCGTACTTACATTATACTATTTAGTAAGCACAATTGCAACAGTTTATAATTTTTTTTCCACCTATTTTCAATATAAGAGGACGAGAGATTTTACCCTTTCGCCCTGTATATTTCACCAAATATGATATTGTTTTTGGGATATTTTATTCTCCAGCGATTGCAGTTTTACCTTGAAAAATGAGTTTATTGCCACAAATACAGACATCAGCATTAGCAAATATAGAATTGCAGTTCCTATATTAGCGAGAATATTAAAAATGCAGTAAGGATACTTAATAACAGACTGATTGGAAACAAAATTATTTTTATTATCTACCTTATCATTTATTTAGTATTCCTCGCTTTCTAAAACACTCTTTGTATCAGCGCTATAGTCTCCACATGGCTAGTTTGTGGGAACATATCCACAGCTTGTAATTTCTTTAAACTATATCCCTTTTCAGAAAATAACTTTATATCCCTTGCAAATGTTGAGGGATTACAAGAAATATATACGACTTCTTTTAAATTAAGTTCAGCAACCTTATCTATAATAGAAGTTTCTAAACCTTTTCTTGGAGGGTCAAATATAATGGTATCTATCTTTTTATTGTTATTTATAAGTGTGACTAATTCTTTTTCAACAGCTCCATTTATAAATTCAATATTATCTATTCCATTTTCTTTTGCAGTTTTAACACCATCTTCACTAGCAGATTTTACAATTTCAATAGCATAAACTTTTTTAGCTTTCTTCGCCATTATCATTCCAATAGTTCCTGTACCTGAATAGGCATCAACAATGTATTTATCATCTATATTGTCAAAGAAATTTATTGCTATATCATATAATCTTTTAGCTTGTTTTACATTTATTTGGAAAAATGAAGTAGGAGATATATGAAATTCTATTCCATTAATATTTTCTTTAATAGATTTCTCTCCATAGATTAAAATATTTTTTTCTCCTATGACAGTGTTTGTCTTTTTAGAATTTAAAGAAATATAGATAGATTTAATTTCCAGTATACTATCTCTTAATTTTAATAAAACTCTTTTAATATTTTCAGTAATTTTATTAGAATTTATAATAATAACAACCATAGCCTCATTATTAGAGTTTGTTCTTATCATTATATTTCTTAAAATTCCTCTG comes from Fusobacterium simiae and encodes:
- a CDS encoding MATE family efflux transporter — translated: MENKHNFMETESITRLLIKFSIPAIVGMFVNALYNVVDRIYIGNIKDIGHLGITGVGVVFPVVILIFSFSLLIGIGSAAAVSLKLGMKDRREAERFLGVAVFLSFIISVILMLLIYFYMDKIIYLIGGSDETFTYAKDYLFYINLGVPAAILGLVLNSVIRSDGSPKIAMGTLLVGAITNIVLDPIFIFVFNMGVKGAAIATIISQYVSMFWTIYYFTSNRSKIKLIKKDIVFNFYKAKEICLLGSSAFAIQLGFSLVTYILNTVLKKYGGDTSIGAMAIVQAFMTFMAMPIFGINQGIQPILGYNYGAEKYKRVKEALYKGIFAATIICIIGYTTVRLFSDSLIRIFTTNTELEEITKYGLKAYTMVFPIVGFQIVSSIYFQAVGKPKMSFFISLSRQIIVMIPCLIILPIFFGLNGIWYAAPTADSIATLITYILVRKEIKKLDKLEEIKEARNI
- a CDS encoding nucleotidyl transferase AbiEii/AbiGii toxin family protein, producing the protein MNKDKLRAICQKLSKETGLSFNVIQTHYFLESILEKIASSDENENFIFKGGFLLVNVIGVRQRNTVDIDFLIRGFSLTEENIKQKFEKILQSGKDIGITYEIQKIEEIRKEDEYGGFRITVLCRLENIRQTIPLDIATGDPITPSEISYEYISIFNDSIFKICAYNIETMIAEKIQTIYKRGVFNSRSKDFYDIYILYHLKKEMIDFECLKKACQNTFKHRNTNFNIDSILDVLSTLKAEKDLKIRWSSYQKRFSYAGEISFNNVIDTMIELVKKIKWLVKNKV
- a CDS encoding DUF4143 domain-containing protein, whose amino-acid sequence is MSHNTISKYLSYFEESYILYSAKRYDIKGAKYFTTPLKYYFADIRLRNARLNFRQVEETHIMENIIYNDLIRRGYNVDVGVVEYTKTKENKNKKIQLEVDFVVNRGNIRYYIQSALTLENDEKREQEINSLKRIDDSFKKIVIVKDDILKDIPNENKIYVNFESTNFFDVNDASALLKYLRPLLKNINGKVYFFFDEIQLVNNWEQVINGLRVDRNCDIYLTGSNSTLISGDLATLLAGRYVEFEIQPFTFIEFKQVFENMNLSKEALFDKFIQLGGIPFLKYFDLDKSPSFKYLNDVYNTVLVKDVLQYNNIRDVDLFNRIFSYVIENIGHTFSANSIKNYLKSENRNISVDTILNYLEYCSLAFIIKKIPRYDTVGKKILKIDEKYYLTDHGFRQAIGFSNTKDIERTLENIVCIELISRGYEVKIGKVIDKGIDFIAKKGKNLSYYQISYIMGDEKTREREFGVYKSITDNFPKYVLSMDLFDFSQDGIIHKNIIDFLLEDESVK
- a CDS encoding type IV toxin-antitoxin system AbiEi family antitoxin domain-containing protein — protein: MNYVEKIKEKIKKSGGVITSKELKNSNIPTIYLTRMVGKGELIRADRGIYIDSNGDYDEFYFFHSRCRVGVFSYVSALYLHQFTDIIPGEMEVTVYKGYNPHRISGSIRIHYVTKGIYDLGITECQTMFGNTVKAYDLERTVCDLIKNRSEIETELFSKTINKYARYGNKDLNKLYEYSKKMKIYEKVKELLEIVYE
- a CDS encoding ATP-binding protein, coding for MSFAEVYYNTYEDKNLAWCDYVVFGGMPYILSLESFEEKSIYLKNLFEETYIRDIVERNKIQNNSDILDILLNFISSAVGSLTNPLKLSNRFLSENKIIYHITLFLNIFLILKNLIYYIVLKDMI
- the mnmG gene encoding tRNA uridine-5-carboxymethylaminomethyl(34) synthesis enzyme MnmG, with protein sequence MQEFDIIVVGGGHAGCEAALASARMGMKTAIFTISLDTIGVMSCNPSLGGPAKSHLAREIDALGGEMGRNIDKTFIQIRVLNTRKGPAVRSLRAQADKMAYANEMKKTLEHTDNLSVIQGMVSELVVEEENGKKIIKGIKIREGLEYRAKAVILATGTFLRGLIHIGEINFSAGRMGELSSEDLPLSLEKVGLKLGRFKTGTPTRIDGRTIDYSVLEEQPGDKSQVLKFSNRTKDEDALGRKQISCYIAHTNEKVHEIIRNAKERSPLFNGTIHGLGPRYCPSIEDKIFRYPDKNQHHLFLEREGYETNEIYLGGLSSSLPVDVQEEMIKNIKGFENAKIMRYAYAIEYDYVPPEEIKYTLESRTVENLFLAGQINGTSGYEEAGAQGLMAGINAVRKLRNEEPVILDRADSYIGTLIDDLVSKGTNEPYRMFTARSEYRLYLREDNADLRLTKLGYELGLIPEEEYQRVEKKRKDVGIITEILTKTNVGPSNPRVNEILLKRGESPIKDGSTLLELLRRPEVTFEDIKYISEEIKGLDLKDYNQDTTYQVEITVKYEGYINRALKMIEKHKSMENKKIPTDIDYDDLKTIPKEAKDKLKRIKPINIGQASRISGVSPADIQAILIYLKMRGN
- a CDS encoding TrkH family potassium uptake protein; the encoded protein is MKKLSLLKKWDSLSPYRKLIFGFLVAIFIGTIFLKLPFSLKENQSITILDSLFTIVSAICVTGLSVVDVSQVFTPIGHLIILFFIQLGGLGVMTVSIMIFLLIGKKMSFETRELLKEERNSDSNGGVTKFIKHLLLTVSLIEISGAIVLAYGFSRYFSIKRAIFYGLFHSVSAFCNAGFSLFTNNLENFKYDKLISLTVSFLIILGGLGFITINSLFIIKRKKMKNFSLTSKFALLITFFLLIFGTILFLLFEYNNSSTLKNMNFLDKILNSFFQSVTLRTAGFNTVPLENIRPATVFISYIFMFIGASPGSTGGGIKTTTFGILIFYALGVLKRKEYVEVFKRRIDWELINKALAIVVISIFYIAVIITIILSIESFSTDKVIYEVISAFSTTGLSMGITASLGIISKFLVIVTMFIGRLGPMTVALAFTNNKKSLVKYPKEDILIG
- the rsmG gene encoding 16S rRNA (guanine(527)-N(7))-methyltransferase RsmG — encoded protein: MKDYFKEGLEKIKVFYDENKIEKSLKYLEILLDYNSHTNLTAIREEKAIIEKHFLDSLLLQNLLKEEDKTLIDIGTGAGFPGMMLAIFNENKKFTLLDSVRKKTDFLELVKNELDLKNVEIINGRAEEFIKDKREKYDVGLCRGVSNLSVILEYEIPFLKVNGRFLPQKMVGTDEVKNSSNALKILNSKIVKEYEFKLPFSNEDRLIIEILKIKKTDIKYPRKIGIPLKKPL
- the rlmD gene encoding 23S rRNA (uracil(1939)-C(5))-methyltransferase RlmD, whose translation is MLKVSDIIKIKIDKIVFGGEGLGYFNNFAVFVPMSVPEDELEIEIISVKKTYARGLIKKIIKASPERVDSHKFTFEDFYGCNFAMLKYESQLKYKKLMVEEVMRKIAGLDNIQINDVLASEDIYNYRNKIIEPFSVYDSKIITGFFKRKSHEVFEVDENILNSKLGNKIIKELKEILNKNKISVYDENTHRGILRNIMIRTNSNNEAMVVIIINSNKITENIKRVLLKLRDSILEIKSIYISLNSKKTNTVIGEKNILIYGEKSIKENINGIEFHISPTSFFQINVKQAKRLYDIAINFFDNIDDKYIVDAYSGTGTIGMIMAKKAKKVYAIEIVKSASEDGVKTAKENGIDNIEFINGAVEKELVTLINNNKKIDTIIFDPPRKGLETSIIDKVAELNLKEVVYISCNPSTFARDIKLFSEKGYSLKKLQAVDMFPQTSHVETIALIQRVF
- a CDS encoding potassium channel family protein; translated protein: MKQYLVIGLGRFGASVAKTLYNAGEIVLGVDISEELVQDKIDNNVLKNAIIGDASDEKILKDIGAENFDIAFVCIGDIEASVMIALNLKELGIKSIIAKAINKKHGKVLTKIGATEIVYPEEHMGKRIAELTMNTDIIEHLKFTDDFVLVEIKAPSIFWNNSLIKLDVRNKYNINVVGIKKSGGKFIPNPTANIIIEEGDILVVITDRKTVKSFNDLI